The DNA segment CCGACAAAGGGCTTGCCTTGCCTATCCTCCTCATTGCCCGGCGCCTCCCCTATCAACATCAAAGACGCACGGGGATTGCCACGAGCAAAGACCGTGTTCATGGCTGTCTTCTTCAAATCACCGCCATCACAATGACGAACACGCGCCTCCAATTCGTCTACCGAAGACACAGAACGAAGCGCCAGCGCCATATCCGATGCGCCATCAAATGACGATGAAGGCGTCTCACCCCCCTTATCCCCCTCACCATACGCCTCTTCGCCCGTTCCACCATGCACCCCGCCATAGACACCCATGGGCGTATCACTCAAAGCGCATGTAATACCGCTCTCACGAAGAGCCTCCAATAATCCCGACCGCCTCTCAGGACTCGATCCATGCATCATCCCCATTCACCATAAGCACACGCCTCTCCCGACACACGCATGCTTGTAGAATACGTCCACCCGTCTCGTCAAACGAAAATTCTAGAGTATGGACGAAAAAGCCTATACAATCTCTTCACACGCAAGACATAACAGGATGAACATCTCTCATGAACGACCATGTGATGCATTATGACGTTGTCATTGTCGGCGCTGGTCCCGCTGGACTCGCCACCGCCATACGCCTGAAACAAAAGGCACAAGACGACAAGAAAGATATATCCGTCTGTATCATAGAAAAAGCAGCGGAAGTGGGCGGACATATCCTCTCTGGCGCCGTCTTCGAGCCTGCTGTCCTCGATACCCTCATCCCCCATTGGCGACAAGACCCTGCATGCCCCCTCAAAGTGGCCGTCTGTAAAGACCGCTTTTATATGCTCACGGAAAAACACGCATGGCGCTTGCCAACACCGCCGCCGATGAAAAATCACGGAAACTATACCCTTTCCTTAGGCAATCTCTGTCGATGGCTCGCACAAAAAGCCGAAGAGCTCGGCGTCGAAATCTACCCCGGCTTCGCCGCATCCCATATCCTCTATAACGAACAGGGACATGCCATCGGCATACGCACCGGCGATATGGGAATCGACAAACATGGAGAGAAAACGCCACGCCATGAACCCGGTATCGAGCTTCACGTGAAACAAATTGTCCTTGCCGAAGGGGCAAGGGGCAGTCTCAGCGAACAAGTGATAGAAAAATACGGATTGCGTCATAACGCACAACCACAAACCTATGGCATAGGCTTGAAAGAACTATGGGATGTCCCCGCCCAACAACACACACCCGGACTCGTCATCCATAGTGTGGGATGGCCTTTGGACGCGCGCACCTATGGTGGTTCCTTCCTCTATCACCAAGAGAATCATCAAATCGCCATAGGATTCGTCATAGGACTGGACTACAAAAATCCCTACCTCAGCCCCTATGACGAATTCCAACGTTTCAAAACCCATCCCCTTATCGCCCCATTACTGAAAAACGGACAACGAGTCGCCTATGGCGCTCGCGCCCTCAATGAAGGAGGATGGCAATCTATCCCAAAATTAAGCTTCCCCGGCGGATGTCTCATTGGCTGTAGCGCCGGCTTCCTCAATGTGGCAAAAATTAAAGGAAGCCATCTCGCCATCCACTCAGGCATCATCCTCGCCGACTCCCTGTGGCAAAGCCTCTTCTCACACAGCACACCGCCAAAGACCGGCGTCGAGTGCACAGACTATGAAAAAAATCTCTATCGCTCGTCTATCGCTCAAGAACTCTACAAAGTGCGCAATATACGACCAGCCTTCCAATACGGATTATGGGCAGGGCTTGCCTATGCCGTTCTCGACACATACATATTACGTGGCAAAGCCCCATGGACGCTCGCCCATCATCACCCCGACCACACAACGCTCACACCCAAAGACAAAGCACACCCCATCACATACCCACCCTATGATGGTGTCATAACGTTCGATAAAGCCTCCTCACTTTACCTGTCTGGCACCAACCATGAGGAAAACCAGCCATGTCATCTCCAACTCCACACGCCACAACGCGCCATCGACCATAATCTCGCCCTCTATGACGCCCCCGAACAGCGCTATTGTCCCGCCGCCGTCTATGAAATTATCAATGGGCAGGATGACACGCCAACCCTCCAAATCAACGCCCAAAATTGTATCCATTGCAAAACATGCGACATCAAAGACCCAACGCAAAATATACGCTGGTGCCCTCCCCAAGGCGGCGAAGGACCTCGCTACCCCAATATGTGAATGACGCTCCCTCGAACACACCCTGACCATGCCCCTTGCCATCACACGCCTCACACAACGCCATAAAAAGCGTCTCAAACCCATGATGGCCGCCATAGGCGTCATCGGCTTTGTCATCATCGCTCTCATCCTCCACCAAAATAGGCACAGAGAGAACACCGCCACAGACGCCATAGCACATTTTATCGAGACGCAAAAACATCACGCCTTTATCAATCACCATATGCGTATCCCCGTCCCCGCCAACAGACAAGGGCATATCGCTCAATCTCATAGATTATGCCCCTTGCCACAAAAAATCGTCGATGCATCACGCCATATTGCCTCCTTCCAAGAGTCCAGTGGCTTTTATCTCGCCATGCAAGAAGCGAAAAAAAGAGGCGACCTCGATGCCCTTACCCTCTATCAAAGCATGCGCGCACTCTCCTACCCCTACAGAGGAGAAGACCTCCTCACCGCCTTCTATAGTAGCCTCGAAAGTGGCACGCACCCCATCACCGCCATCCTCGCCCATCACATACATCACCATCACGCCCTCACCCACACACAAAAAACAGACGCCCGATTATTCCTCGCCGCATGCGCCTTCGCCCGCAACACATATCGCCACGTCATCATCGACCCATTGTTTCACCACCACCAACACCCACAAGCACACTCCTTGCCGCCACTCTATCGCTTGATGGCGCTATGGCACGACCATACATCAGCCGCCAGCGACCTCAAAGACATGCTCCAAAAAACACAACGAAGCGACACGCACACCCTCTACCTCATGCAATATCTCCTCGCCACCACCATCAATAAAGACGCCCATAGCGACAAGCACATCATGGCAGCTCTGTCCACACCGCCAATCCTCCCCCTCTATCAATTGCTCTATGCCCAGTGGCACCAAAAACGCGGACAAGAGGAAAAAGCAACCCGCTATTATCGAGACTTTGCCGAAAAAAACGGAGGAAGCCCATGGAAAGACATCATCGACACCCACGATGTCGCCCAACAGCATGAGAAAAATCTCTCGATTCTTCTCCCCCTCCCACCCTCTCACATGCCACATCTCGCCGTCGCCATCGCCGCCTACCATATGGCAGCACACGCCCTAGAACGCAACCAACATAAAGCACTTCTCTATGCTCGTATCGCCTTGATGGTCGACCCCTCGTTTGCCCCCGCCCAATGGCTTATCATCACCCACCTCCAAAAAACATCACCCCACCTCGCCCTGCCCCTCTTACAAAAACTGACAGACCATCCCCTATGGGACGCCATCGCCATGGAATATCAAGCCCTCGCCATGGACCATATGGGCCAGTATGAACAAGCCATCAATATCCTCGACCACGTCACCGCCCAACAACCAACCAACGTCACCAGTCGCACCATGCTCGCCGAACTCCTCTTCGACCATGGACGATACGCCCAATCCTTGCCCCATTACGACTATCTCCTCAATCATCAGACTGATGCCACCAGCCGTAGCGATATGCTCTTCGAACGCGCCGTCGCCTACGACAAAGTCGGAGAATGGGAAAAGGCAGAACAAGATCTCCTCGAAGCCATACAACTCAACCCTCTCGCCGCCTACGCCCTGAACTATCTCGGATATTCCTGGGTCGAACAAGACATACATCATACAAAAGCCCTACAGCTCCTCAGACGCGCCATGAGCCTACAACCCCATGACGGCTTCATCATCGACTCCTATGGATGGGCACTCTATAAAGTGGGACAATATGATAAAGCACTCACCCAGCTGAAAAGAGCCATCCTCCTCAACCCCGAAGAAGCCGACATCAACGAACATCTAGGCGATGTGCTGTGGAAATTGGGACGACACCATGAAGCCATCTTCCAATGGCAACGGGCATTCTCCCTCAGCGAAGAACATCCCGCCACGCAACAACGTATCAAAGAGAAAATACGCACAAAAACAAAACAGAAGACTCCCTGATAACCCATAATGTCGGCCCTCACCATATCCGCCCTCACCATATCCGCATGGGCAAAAATTAATCTCTATCTCCACGTCCTTGCCAAAGGCATGGATGGATACCATCGACTCCAAACCCTTATGACGTTCGTCAGGGTCGGTGATACCCTACAGGCAAGCCTCCAAGACTCTCCGACTCCCTCTATCACCCTCACCGTCCAACAATCCTCCCGCCAACAGGAACAACTGACACAAGATACAAATAACCTCGTCCATAAGGCAGCCACGCTCGCCACAACGTCCTTCCCCACCGCCTTCGCACGCAAAGCCATACGACTCCACCTCATCAAACGCCTCCCCGTCGCCTCTGGCATGGGAGGCGGCTCGTCAGACGCCGCCGCAACCCTCACAGCACTTTGCGCCCTCGCCCATCTAGACAGGCAAGAGACATCATGGCACACCATAGCACGCCAATTAGGCGCTGATGTCCCCTTCTTCTGGCACGGACAAAGCGCTATCGCCTGCGGTATAGGCGACATCCTCTACCCTATGCCATCATTGCCCGCTTTCTATGCACTCCTTGTGACGCCCGCCACGCCCATCAAAACCCCCGCTGTCTTCCAACATCTAGGATTGACGCCCCTCCCGCCACAAGAGCTCGCCCCCTATGACGCGCCCCAACAAAAACCAACAGAGATAAACCCGCACCTATGGCAAGACGCACACACATGCATCCAGACGCTCAAGCAAAAACGAAACGACCTCTACCCTGCCGCGCGCCAATTCTGTCCAACCATCGACACAGTCCTTGACGCCCTCAATGACACCAAAGGATGTCTCCTCGCTCGACTCTCAGGAAGTGGCGCCACATGCTTCGCCCTCTACCTGCACAAGCAAGACGCACGCAACGCACACGCCACAATATCCCAAGCCTACCCACAATGCTGGTGCGCATGGGCCCAATTACATCACAACGCACACCACACGCCACACCCATAAAGACGACCCATCGACTCAGCTCTTCAGCACATCGATAAATACCCTGTTCGGTAAAGAAACCTTGCCAAAAGCCTTCATGCGCTTCTTCCCCTCCTTCTGCTTTTCCAATAACTTACGCCGCCTCGTCACATCACCCCCATAGCATTTTGCCGTCACATCTTTGCGCAAGGCAGGCACAGTCTCGCGCGCAATAATCTTGCCACCAATGGCCGCCTGAATGGCGACCTTAAACAAATGACGGGGAATCATCTCCTTCAATTTCATGCATATGGAGCGACCTCGCATCTGAGCGCGGGAACGATGGGCAATGAAAGACAAGGCATCCACCGACTCGTCATTGATAAGAATCGATATCTTGACAAGGTCCGACGCCTCATAAGACTCAAACTGGTAGTTAAAACTGGCATAGCCACTGCTCAAAGATTGTAATGTGTCGTGAAAATCATAAATCGTCTCGCTCAAAGGCATCATATACTCCACATGCGCCCTCTGACCAATCCATTCCAATGACACATGACGCCCTCGCCTCGACTGGCACAACTCAAGTGTCGCCCCCAATGACTCTTCTGGCGTCATGATCGACATCCTCACCCAAGGCTCCTCCCAGACACGAATACGATTCACCTCAGGCAAGGAAGAAGGATTGTCAATAATGCATGACGACCCATCGGTCAGAGAAACCCGATACACGACCTGAGGCGCACTCACCACTAACTCTAAACCAAATTCCCGACGCAGACGCTCTAAAGCAATATCCAAATGCAATAACCCTAAAAAACCACAGCGAAACCCATGCCCTAAGGCCGTCGACGTCTCAGGCGTGTAGTGGATGGCCGAGTCATTCAAAACCAACTTCGCCAAAGAATCCCGCAACAGCGGATAATCCTCCTGATCTTGCGGGAATAAACCACAGAACATCGCCGGACGATACGCCCGAAAGCCCGGTAAAGCCGCCGCCAAAGGAAGCCTGTCATGGATGACCGTATCGCCAACACGCAAAGACTGCACATGCTTAAAGCCCGATATGATGAACCCTATCTCCCCCGCCTGTAAAGACTCCCGTTCCTGTCGCTTAGGGGTAAACACGCCCAAATGCTCCACCACCACGCCCTTGCCCTCCTCCACTGAACGCAAACGCACACGCTCACCCCGCTTGAGAACACCATCCACAACCCTCACCAAAATGACAACACCGACATAATTGTCATACCAACTATCAACCACTAAGGCGCGCAATGTGCCACCCACATCCCCCTGAGGGCAGGGAAGATGCGACACCATCGCCTGCAACACATCATCAATCCCCGCCCCCGTCTTTGCCGATATGGGAAGAACAGTGTCCCCATCGATGCCTAAACTCCCTTGCAATTGCTCACAGACGCGCCCCTTGTCAGCACTCGCTAAATCCATCTTGTTGAGCGCCACCACCAGCCCATGGTCGTAGCCTACAGCCGTCCAAGTGTTCGCCAATGTCTGTGCCTCCACACCTTGAGTCGCATCCACAACCAAAAGCGAACCTTCACACGCCGCCAACGCCCGCGATACTTCATACGAAAAATCCACATGGCCGGGCGTGTCTAATAAATTGATCGTCCACGCCAGACCACCCTTATCACGCCATGAGAGACGCACCGTTTGCGCTTTTATCGTGATGCCTCGTTCTCGCTCTATCCCCATCGAGTCAAGGACTTGCGCCTTCATCTCACGAGAAGACAAACCCCCGCAACGCTCTATCAGCCTGTCAGCAAGAGTCGATTTCCCATGGTCTACATGAGCAATAATCGCTACGTTACGGATAAAATCCTGCATCGTCTCTCCACATAGACATAGCCCCTCACGCCCTCAACACCGCCCCACAACACGCCTGCACATGGTCTATCACCTGCGCGCGCACACGCTGTATTGTCTCCTCCGTTAATGTCGCCTTGTCCGAACGCAACAAGAGAGAAACGCCTATGGACTTACGCCCATCATCCATCTGCCTCCCTTGATAATAATCAAAAATATGCATGGCACGAATAAGAGGCTCTCTCTTCTTCACAGAAGACACCGCCGCGATAATGTCCCGAGCATAGACATCGCGCCCCATAACAAAAGCAAAATCCTGAACGACATCTTGATACACAGAAGGACGATAGACACGCTTTCCCCTTCTATCCTTACGCCCCTTCTTGTGAACATAGGGAATGAGCCTATCCATATAAAGCTCCGTCATAGAGACAGATACTCCCTCGAGGTCATACAAGGACGCATGAGAAGAAGAAAGCATGCCATAATGGCCTAAAATCTCATGGTCATGGCGCTCTTTCTCCTGTGGACGCCCATGCTCCCCATGGCCAGCAAACCAAAGAGGTAAGGCGAGCCTCCCTTGCTCTAACCCCACATCATCAACAGAGACACCACACCCATCCAAAAGAGACATGAAATCCTGCTTAGCATCAAACAAAGAGACTTGTGATGGACGCACCCGCCACGACCTCTCTTCCCGCTCACCCCAACGCACGATAGCACAATGCATCATCTCCCTACAGGCACGCCCTTCACGCCACACAACGCCTTGTTCAAAAAAAGCGCCCCTCTTGATACCACGATGACAATTTCGCCGCACCGCATGGAGCAAGCCCGATAATAAGGAAGAGCGCAAAAAACCCATATCCCGACTCAAAGGATTCGCTAACGCCACACCAGACACATCACATGCAACATCACCCGTAGAAGAGGTAAAGGCGCGCACGTCCGCCTCAGACACAAACACCCAATGCACCACCTGCCACGCCCCCAAAGACGCCGCCAGACGCGCTAACGCCATCTCATCATATGATGACGCACACGCGCCTATCGACCCCCTAGGGTTGTCCACACAGCGGAACGCCACACCCTCGATGGTGTCATAGCCACGCACACGCAAAATATCCCCCACCAAATCCTGTGCCACATGCACATCAAAGCGCCAATCAGGAACACGCCACATGGTCGGTGTCTTCTCCACAAAGCCAAGACGCCTCAAGATATCAACGCCACGCTCTAACATCACACGCGTATGCCCCCTATCCACACCACGCTCAAAACGATAGCGCGCACCAGAATGAACCCCTAAAAAACGACCCCCTCGAGCAATAGCCTCAGGCTTAAAATACGCCGCCTCCACTAAGACATTCCTCGTCCTTTCATCACACCCACTGGACGCCCCGCCCATCACACCCGCCACCGATAAAATCTTCTTAACATCAGCAACAACCAACAACCCCGCCGCTAAGACATGCTCACCACCATCCAAACCCCGAAATGGTTCGCCAGCACGCGACAGACGCACATGCACATCCCCTTCTATCTTGTCTCGGTCGAAAACATGCATGGGCTGACCCACATCCAACATCATATAATTCGTCACATCCACCAACATATGGTGAGTACGCACACCACAACTACGTAGACGATTCCTCATCCATGAAGGCGCATGGCCGTTGGCAACATTCTTGAGACTCTGCAAGAAAAAAAGACCGCACACTGCTTGCGTCTCCTTGTCCATATCCATGATACACTCCTCCCCCTTGCCCCCACCCACAGAAGACACAGAAAGAGGCGACAGCGGTTTAAGACAACCACATCCAGCAGCCGCTAAATCACGCGCAACCCCACGCACACTGGCACAATCCCCCCTATCAGGCGTGAGCGCAATATCGACAGCATAGACGCCTAAACCTAACGCCTCAGCCGCCGTCTCACCAAGCACCACATCAGACGGCATATCAATAATCCCCCTCTCATCATCACCCACACCAAGCTCCTGAGACGAACACAACATCCCCTCGCTCACAACACCACGAATGGTCGCCCGTTTCAAAGGCTTTTTCCAACCGCGCAAACGCACACCAACACCAGCGCGCAACGTCTTCATGCCGACGCGAACATTAGGCGCACCACATACAACACGCCCCTCCTCACCATGCGCACCACGCCAATGACACACATTGAGCCTGTCGGCATTGGGATGACGCTCTATCCCCACAAGCTCAACGACATGGACATGCTCTAAATCATCGCGAGGCTCAATCATCGACTCCACCTCCAAGCCCAATGATGTCAAACGCTCACCAATATGACCCCACGATAAAGACGACTCAAGATGCTCACGCAACCACGCCTCAATAATCCTCATGGCGATACAACAGAAAAAGGACGAAAACCATAATGACGCAACCAACCATGCTCCGACTCAAAAAACATGCGCACATCACGCATGCCATATTTAAGCATGGCAAGACGCTCAACACCCATGCCAAAGGCAAAACCCTGCCAACAGCCAGAATCAACACCACAAGCCTCTAACACATGGGGATGTACCATGCCACAACCCAATATCTCCATCCACGACTCCCCACCTACCGATAAAGACTCCCCATCCATATGACACGCAATGTCCACTTCCGCTGATGGCTCCGTAAAAGGAAAAAAAGACGGACGAAAACGCAAAGGAACATCGCCATAACCGAAAAATTCTTCACAAAAATGCTGTAAACAGCCTTTCAGATGACCCATATGGATGTCCTTATCAACGGCTAACCCCTCTATCTGATGAAACATGGGCGTGTGCGTCTGGTCGTAATCACGGCGATACGTCCCTCCAGACGCCATGACATAAAAAGGCGGCGTCCCCGCCCTCATAGCACGTATCTGCACCGACGACGTGTGGGTGCGCAATAAGCGAGAAGCACCAGACTCATCCGAAGACAGATAAAACGTATCATGCATCTGACGAGCCGGATGATGGGGCGGCATATTCAGCGCTTCAAAATTATGGTCATCATCCTCAACATGCGGCCCTTGTGCCATCACAAAACCACATGCGCCAAAAAAAGACGTGATCTCCTCCATCACATAAGGAATGGGATGAAGACGCCCACATCCATCTCCAGAGACAGGAAGAGACCAATCCTCCCCATCAACATCATCTTGTCTATCATTCCCCTCCTTCCCCCTCACCGACCGCTCAACAGCCTCCCCTGGCGACATACGCTTCAACAGCTGCTCGTAACGCCCCTCCAACATGCGCCGTAAAGCATTCAATTCTTTGCCACGTTCACGCCTTAACGGCTTATCCAAGCTCCCTAAAGAACGCAACGCTAACGTCAGAGACCCCTTCTTCCCTAAAACATCACGATACCACGCCGCCAATTCCTCCTTTCCCCCAACCCTATGCAAAGCCTCCAACACAACATCACGCTGTATCCTGTCCTTGTCCCCCGCCATGCTCAGGAAGACGCCTTGATTTTCTCGACTAACGCATCAAAGGCACCGGGTTGTTCCATCGCCAGCAACGCCAACATCTTCCTGTCCATGTCAATGCCACTGGCACGCATTTTCCCCATAAAGACACTGTACGTCATGCCGCGGACACGCGCCGCTGCGTTGATACGCTGAATCCACAAGCGCTTAAAGTCTCCCTTCCTCTTACGGCGATGCTGATAGGAATAACACAAGGCGCGCTCCACCATCTGGCGCGCCATACGAAACGTGTTCTTGCCACGACCACGATAGCCACGAGCTTGCTTGATAATCTTGCGATGACGACGATGGGCTGGAACAGCACGAGAAGCACGCGTCATCCCTTCTCACCATACGGCATGAACTGACGCACAATACGCGCATCAGCATCGCACATATGCGTCATAAGACGCGCCTTGCGCCTGAACTTCGGACGACGCTTAATCATCCCATGGCGCTTACCCGCTGGCTTCATGCGGACACGACCACGGGACGTCAGAGAAAAACGCTTCTTCACACCGCTCTTTGTCTTCAATTTTGGCATCCCAGAGACCTCTTCCACACATCACATCATACGAAAGCCCCACATCACCACCCCTTATATGCCAAAGACCATCCCTATGTCAAGGCACGTTATCCCTCAACAGGCCTCCCCCACCCCCTGCTCGTGAGCCTTTGTTGACGTCCTAGACAAAGCCCCTTCTCGCTCCTCTTGAATGTTTCACGTGAAACAAAGGCCATGTCGCCTCAACCCCTCCCCTTCATCCCTGTTCCTTCTTCTTACGCTGAGGCGTCACAATCATGAGGACTTGCCTGCCCCCCGATTCCGCTTGAGGCGCCGTCTCAATGGACGCCATATCCGCTATCTCCGCCGCCACACGCCCCAAAACATCAAACGCATGCCCTTGATGCGCACGCTCCCGTCCCCTCATCCACACC comes from the Alphaproteobacteria bacterium GM7ARS4 genome and includes:
- a CDS encoding electron transfer flavoprotein-ubiquinone oxidoreductase; amino-acid sequence: MNDHVMHYDVVIVGAGPAGLATAIRLKQKAQDDKKDISVCIIEKAAEVGGHILSGAVFEPAVLDTLIPHWRQDPACPLKVAVCKDRFYMLTEKHAWRLPTPPPMKNHGNYTLSLGNLCRWLAQKAEELGVEIYPGFAASHILYNEQGHAIGIRTGDMGIDKHGEKTPRHEPGIELHVKQIVLAEGARGSLSEQVIEKYGLRHNAQPQTYGIGLKELWDVPAQQHTPGLVIHSVGWPLDARTYGGSFLYHQENHQIAIGFVIGLDYKNPYLSPYDEFQRFKTHPLIAPLLKNGQRVAYGARALNEGGWQSIPKLSFPGGCLIGCSAGFLNVAKIKGSHLAIHSGIILADSLWQSLFSHSTPPKTGVECTDYEKNLYRSSIAQELYKVRNIRPAFQYGLWAGLAYAVLDTYILRGKAPWTLAHHHPDHTTLTPKDKAHPITYPPYDGVITFDKASSLYLSGTNHEENQPCHLQLHTPQRAIDHNLALYDAPEQRYCPAAVYEIINGQDDTPTLQINAQNCIHCKTCDIKDPTQNIRWCPPQGGEGPRYPNM
- a CDS encoding tetratricopeptide repeat protein, coding for MPLAITRLTQRHKKRLKPMMAAIGVIGFVIIALILHQNRHRENTATDAIAHFIETQKHHAFINHHMRIPVPANRQGHIAQSHRLCPLPQKIVDASRHIASFQESSGFYLAMQEAKKRGDLDALTLYQSMRALSYPYRGEDLLTAFYSSLESGTHPITAILAHHIHHHHALTHTQKTDARLFLAACAFARNTYRHVIIDPLFHHHQHPQAHSLPPLYRLMALWHDHTSAASDLKDMLQKTQRSDTHTLYLMQYLLATTINKDAHSDKHIMAALSTPPILPLYQLLYAQWHQKRGQEEKATRYYRDFAEKNGGSPWKDIIDTHDVAQQHEKNLSILLPLPPSHMPHLAVAIAAYHMAAHALERNQHKALLYARIALMVDPSFAPAQWLIITHLQKTSPHLALPLLQKLTDHPLWDAIAMEYQALAMDHMGQYEQAINILDHVTAQQPTNVTSRTMLAELLFDHGRYAQSLPHYDYLLNHQTDATSRSDMLFERAVAYDKVGEWEKAEQDLLEAIQLNPLAAYALNYLGYSWVEQDIHHTKALQLLRRAMSLQPHDGFIIDSYGWALYKVGQYDKALTQLKRAILLNPEEADINEHLGDVLWKLGRHHEAIFQWQRAFSLSEEHPATQQRIKEKIRTKTKQKTP
- a CDS encoding 4-(cytidine 5'-diphospho)-2-C-methyl-D-erythritol kinase, which codes for MSALTISALTISAWAKINLYLHVLAKGMDGYHRLQTLMTFVRVGDTLQASLQDSPTPSITLTVQQSSRQQEQLTQDTNNLVHKAATLATTSFPTAFARKAIRLHLIKRLPVASGMGGGSSDAAATLTALCALAHLDRQETSWHTIARQLGADVPFFWHGQSAIACGIGDILYPMPSLPAFYALLVTPATPIKTPAVFQHLGLTPLPPQELAPYDAPQQKPTEINPHLWQDAHTCIQTLKQKRNDLYPAARQFCPTIDTVLDALNDTKGCLLARLSGSGATCFALYLHKQDARNAHATISQAYPQCWCAWAQLHHNAHHTPHP
- the lepA gene encoding elongation factor 4: MQDFIRNVAIIAHVDHGKSTLADRLIERCGGLSSREMKAQVLDSMGIERERGITIKAQTVRLSWRDKGGLAWTINLLDTPGHVDFSYEVSRALAACEGSLLVVDATQGVEAQTLANTWTAVGYDHGLVVALNKMDLASADKGRVCEQLQGSLGIDGDTVLPISAKTGAGIDDVLQAMVSHLPCPQGDVGGTLRALVVDSWYDNYVGVVILVRVVDGVLKRGERVRLRSVEEGKGVVVEHLGVFTPKRQERESLQAGEIGFIISGFKHVQSLRVGDTVIHDRLPLAAALPGFRAYRPAMFCGLFPQDQEDYPLLRDSLAKLVLNDSAIHYTPETSTALGHGFRCGFLGLLHLDIALERLRREFGLELVVSAPQVVYRVSLTDGSSCIIDNPSSLPEVNRIRVWEEPWVRMSIMTPEESLGATLELCQSRRGRHVSLEWIGQRAHVEYMMPLSETIYDFHDTLQSLSSGYASFNYQFESYEASDLVKISILINDESVDALSFIAHRSRAQMRGRSICMKLKEMIPRHLFKVAIQAAIGGKIIARETVPALRKDVTAKCYGGDVTRRRKLLEKQKEGKKRMKAFGKVSLPNRVFIDVLKS
- a CDS encoding phenylalanine--tRNA ligase subunit beta; translated protein: MVASLWFSSFFCCIAMRIIEAWLREHLESSLSWGHIGERLTSLGLEVESMIEPRDDLEHVHVVELVGIERHPNADRLNVCHWRGAHGEEGRVVCGAPNVRVGMKTLRAGVGVRLRGWKKPLKRATIRGVVSEGMLCSSQELGVGDDERGIIDMPSDVVLGETAAEALGLGVYAVDIALTPDRGDCASVRGVARDLAAAGCGCLKPLSPLSVSSVGGGKGEECIMDMDKETQAVCGLFFLQSLKNVANGHAPSWMRNRLRSCGVRTHHMLVDVTNYMMLDVGQPMHVFDRDKIEGDVHVRLSRAGEPFRGLDGGEHVLAAGLLVVADVKKILSVAGVMGGASSGCDERTRNVLVEAAYFKPEAIARGGRFLGVHSGARYRFERGVDRGHTRVMLERGVDILRRLGFVEKTPTMWRVPDWRFDVHVAQDLVGDILRVRGYDTIEGVAFRCVDNPRGSIGACASSYDEMALARLAASLGAWQVVHWVFVSEADVRAFTSSTGDVACDVSGVALANPLSRDMGFLRSSLLSGLLHAVRRNCHRGIKRGAFFEQGVVWREGRACREMMHCAIVRWGEREERSWRVRPSQVSLFDAKQDFMSLLDGCGVSVDDVGLEQGRLALPLWFAGHGEHGRPQEKERHDHEILGHYGMLSSSHASLYDLEGVSVSMTELYMDRLIPYVHKKGRKDRRGKRVYRPSVYQDVVQDFAFVMGRDVYARDIIAAVSSVKKREPLIRAMHIFDYYQGRQMDDGRKSIGVSLLLRSDKATLTEETIQRVRAQVIDHVQACCGAVLRA
- the pheS gene encoding phenylalanine--tRNA ligase subunit alpha; this encodes MAGDKDRIQRDVVLEALHRVGGKEELAAWYRDVLGKKGSLTLALRSLGSLDKPLRRERGKELNALRRMLEGRYEQLLKRMSPGEAVERSVRGKEGNDRQDDVDGEDWSLPVSGDGCGRLHPIPYVMEEITSFFGACGFVMAQGPHVEDDDHNFEALNMPPHHPARQMHDTFYLSSDESGASRLLRTHTSSVQIRAMRAGTPPFYVMASGGTYRRDYDQTHTPMFHQIEGLAVDKDIHMGHLKGCLQHFCEEFFGYGDVPLRFRPSFFPFTEPSAEVDIACHMDGESLSVGGESWMEILGCGMVHPHVLEACGVDSGCWQGFAFGMGVERLAMLKYGMRDVRMFFESEHGWLRHYGFRPFSVVSP
- the rplT gene encoding 50S ribosomal protein L20, with translation MTRASRAVPAHRRHRKIIKQARGYRGRGKNTFRMARQMVERALCYSYQHRRKRKGDFKRLWIQRINAAARVRGMTYSVFMGKMRASGIDMDRKMLALLAMEQPGAFDALVEKIKASS
- the rpmI gene encoding 50S ribosomal protein L35, producing the protein MPKLKTKSGVKKRFSLTSRGRVRMKPAGKRHGMIKRRPKFRRKARLMTHMCDADARIVRQFMPYGEKG